The following proteins are encoded in a genomic region of Drosophila bipectinata strain 14024-0381.07 chromosome XL, DbipHiC1v2, whole genome shotgun sequence:
- the LOC108120556 gene encoding uncharacterized protein encodes MMTMTASSVSAAASVTGSASVSTSTDCSSSMQGSTTSSASSDVMTLTTTAASSWCAIPASSRLRVLRLVRPHQRRLLVGGPERGSTYGFAVRGGREHGTGFFVSHVEHGGEAQLKGLRIGDQILRINGFRLDDAVHKEFIQLVASQDRVTMKVRGVGMLPVRDQPEERLSWSVVKLPSVSGTPSESSFKAVDRGRGLAGSGGGSRDINVVLHVAPRTKLGLGICKGPEWKPGIFVQFTKERSVAREAGLRPGDQILSVNSIDFSDVLFSEAVAVMKSSSKLDMVVRTAAGCDLFPGESSGYNSSASSVTGDQSPCWADAKSKRLTAVREEAGNGGVAGAVSGNANWSQNVEVHKQMNKTIIKLTENGTSINNTYIASAGFVSGSGSASGSGTVSGSGSSSVSGSSSRSQSVSRSTTMKRTHLRPVNSAGSGSIARSAAASGLVSGSGTGSGAPVPPPPAMIDGTATGGGGINGSSLSSAINEELKKRKEKQQQQRNNNRDRERDGSGITNGNGNGSGHGLHHHRGSISNGSVPHRQRSGVTSPGSDRNNTLGSGGGGGANGGATGGAAGADQHTALMDEFKRAHQRMFRNGFHESEHKERGETLKRTSIMPDDSSYRNSNNSNAFANNALTNNRNSQSRLPQNGAKPANGNGNSANGSPELPPPPPQFANPQPKQLPAKLITGNGTANGSGHGNGNVPGNGSLAKVKQPMSPMRSASISVGGFRPPITPQPDYDAVQLRGNNGNATGSGSGASASLQQQQRRTLRLGTVTIGEYGDQRAGKRETLRKMNGEAGSNGILKNGNQRSSASFNHGTSQHPEKSIKFGN; translated from the exons ATGATGACGATGACGGCGTCCTCTGTCTCCGCCGCCGCCTCGGTAACCGGCTCTGCCTCCGTCTCCACGTCGACggactgcagcagcagcatgcAGGGATCGACGACCAGCTCGGCCTCCAGCGACGTCATGACCCTGACCACCACAGCCGCCTCCTCGTGGTGCGCCATCCCGGCCAGCTCCCGGCTGCGCGTCCTCCGTCTGGTGCGGCCCCATCAGAGGCGTCTCCTCGTCGGCGGCCCGGAGCGCGGCAGTACGTACGGCTTTGCTGTGCGCGGGGGACGGGAGCACGGCACTGGGTTCTTCGTCTCCCATGTGGAGCACGGGGGAGAGGCGCAGCTGAAGGGTCTACGG ATTGGCGATCAAATTCTGCGCATCAATGGTTTTCGACTGGACGACGCGGTGCACAAGGAGTTCATCCAACTGGTGGCCAGCCAGGACCGGGTCACGATGAAGGTGCGAGGTGTGGGCATGCTGCCGGTCAGAGA TCAGCCCGAGGAGCGCCTGTCCTGGAGCGTCGTGAAGCTGCCCAGCGTGAGTGGCACCCCCTCCGAGAGCTCCTTCAAGGCCGTGGATAGAGGGCGGGGCTTGGCGGGCAGTGGCGGCGGGAGTCGGGATATCAATGTAGTCCTGCACGTGGCACCCCGCACCAAACTGGGCCTGGGCATATGCAAGGGACCGGAATGGAAGCCCGGCATCTTTGTGCAGTTCACCAAGGAGCGGAGTGTGGCGAGGGAGGCGGGTCTGCGGCCGGGCGACCAGATCCTCAGCGTCAACAGCATCGACTTCTCGGACGTCCTGTTCTCGGAGGCGGTGGCCGTGATGAAGAGCAGCAGCAAGCTGGACATGGTGGTGCGGACGGCGGCCGGCTGCGATCTGTTTCCGGGCGAGTCCAGTGGCTACAACAGCTCCGCCAGTTCGGTGACCGGCGATCAGAGTCCCTGCTGGGCGGATGCCAAGTCCAAGCGCCTCACCGCTGTCAGAGAGGAGGCTGGCAATGGAGGTGTGGCCGGTGCGGTCTCCGGCAATGCCAACTGGTCACAAAACGTGGAAGTACACAAGCAGATGAACAAAACGATCATCAAACTGACGGAGAATGGTACCTCCATTAACAACACTTACATCGCCAGTGCGGGCTTTGTTTCCGGATCGGGTTCGGCTTCTGGTTCCGGCACTGTTTCCGGCTCGGGCTCTAGCTCCGTATCAGGTTCCTCTTCGCGCAGCCAGTCGGTGTCTCGCAGCACCACCATGAAACGCACTCACCTGCGACCAGTCAACTCCGCAGGATCAGGATCCATCGCCAGATCAGCAGCTGCCTCTGGACTAGTATCTGGATCGGGAACTGGATCTGGAGCACCTGTTCCACCGCCTCCTGCCATGATTGATGGAACAGCCACTGGCGGTGGTGGCATCAACGGCAGCAGTCTCTCCAGTGCCATAAACGAGGAGCTCAAGAAACGCAAAGAG aaacagcaacagcagcgcaACAATAATCGAGATAGAGAACGCGATGGCAGTGGGATTACAAATGGAAATGGTAATGGAAGTGGACATGGCCTCCATCACCATAGAGGCTCCATATCGAATGGTTCAGTGCCACATCGTCAGAGAAGCGGTGTTACCTCCCCGGGCAGCGATCGCAATAATACCCTGGGATCTGGCGGAGGTGGAGGTGCTAATGGAGGCGCCactggaggagcagcaggtgCCGACCAGCATACGGCGCTGATGGATGAATTCAAGCGGGCTCACCAACGAATGTTCAGGAACGGGTTCCATGAGAGTGAGCACAAG GAACGTGGTGAGACGCTAAAACGCACCTCGATTATGCCCGATGATAGCAGCTATCGCAACAGTAACAATAGCAACGCTTTTGCCAACAATGCTCTTACCAACAATCGCAACAGCCAGAGTCGCCTGCCACAAAATGGAGCCAAACCGGCGAACGGAAATGGTAACAGCGCCAATGGATCGCCCGAGCTTCCGCCCCCG CCACCACAGTTTGCCAATCCACAGCCCAAGCAACTGCCGGCCAAGCTAATAACCGGAAATGGAACAGCAAATGGCAGCGGACACGGAAATGGCAATGTCCCGGGCAATGGCAGCTTGGCCAAGGTCAAGCAGCCCATGTCGCCCATGAGGAGTGCCAGCATCAGTGTCGGTGGCTTCCGGCCCCCCATAACTCCCCAGCCCGACTACGACGCCGTTCAACTGCGTGGGAATAATGGCAACGCCACAGGATCGGGATCGGGAGCAAGTGCATCccttcagcagcagcaaaggAGAACCCTGCGGCTCGGTACAGTGACCATTGGGGAGTACGGCGATCAGAGGGCCGGAAAACGAGAAACTCTGCGAAAAATGAACGGAGAGGCCGGCTCGAATGGCATCCTGAAAAACGGAAACCAAAGGAGCAGCGCCAGCTTCAATCATGGAACAAGCCAGCATCCCGAAAAGTCCATCAAGTTTGGGAACTAA
- the LOC138926132 gene encoding uncharacterized protein isoform X2 encodes MERNEKKICLTREMNFLTGSAAFMSLDDYYERHVQPSWQLDRPGFGRNPTSDELRRHFERTHFFGPAYREQQNAQAESLAKKKRMEDLHRQIDTLKRVLEQKTTGDEVKMREEPSGTSNAGASKSESSRICTSKYVTSKAGILKFGPSSSFVGRSYRQSPYRQSPYRHVPSRAPPSRHLPARAPPARHLPARAPPARHLPARGFSTARATEVPRNLMKLVKPKSEGPKPLVVKIGDEIIYDEGYKLDPIWMPSDNGGTYPA; translated from the exons ATGGAACGCAACGAAAAGAAAATATGTCTTACGCGGGAGATGAATTTTTTAACTGGAAGTGCAGCCTTCATGTCGCTGG ATGACTACTACGAGCGTCATGTACAGCCATCGTGGCAGCTAGATCGCCCGGGATTTGGACGCAATCCGACCAGTGACGAACTGCGCCGTCACTTCGAGCGGACGCACTTCTTCGGCCCGGCCTACCGTGAGCAGCAAAACGCTCAAGCCGAATCCCTGGCCAAGAAGAAGCGCATGGAGGATCTACATCGTCAGATCGATACACTGAAGCGGGTGCTGGAGCAAAAAACTACAGGTGACGAGGTCAAGATGCGCGAGGAACCTTCTGGCACATCAAACGCTGGCGCATCGAAGTCTGAATCATCAAGGATTTGTACATCGAAGTATGTTACATCGAAGGCTGGCATTTTGAAGTTTGGTCCATCAAGCTCTTTTGTTGGACGCTCATATCGCCAATCGCCATATCGCCAATCGCCATATCGCCACGTGCCATCTCGCGCCCCACCATCTCGCCACCTGCCAGCTCGCGCCCCGCCAGCTCGTCAC CTCCCAGCTCGCGCCCCGCCAGCTCGTCACCTCCCAGCTCGTGGATTTTCTACTGCCCGTGCCACGGAGGTTCCTCGTAATTTGATGAAGCTCGTGAAACCCAAGTCCGAAGGCCCGAAGCCCCTGGTGGTGAAAATTGGCGACGAGATCATCTACGATGAGGGCTACAAGTTGGACCCAATTTGGATGCCATCGGATAACGGTGGCACTTACCCAGCTTGA
- the LOC138926132 gene encoding uncharacterized protein isoform X1, translating to MERNEKKICLTREMNFLTGSAAFMSLDDYYERHVQPSWQLDRPGFGRNPTSDELRRHFERTHFFGPAYREQQNAQAESLAKKKRMEDLHRQIDTLKRVLEQKTTGDEVKMREEPSGTSNAGASKSESSRICTSKYVTSKAGILKFGPSSSFVGRSYRQSPYRQSPYRHVPSRAPPSRHLPARAPPARHLPARAPPARHLPARAPPARHLPARGFSTARATEVPRNLMKLVKPKSEGPKPLVVKIGDEIIYDEGYKLDPIWMPSDNGGTYPA from the exons ATGGAACGCAACGAAAAGAAAATATGTCTTACGCGGGAGATGAATTTTTTAACTGGAAGTGCAGCCTTCATGTCGCTGG ATGACTACTACGAGCGTCATGTACAGCCATCGTGGCAGCTAGATCGCCCGGGATTTGGACGCAATCCGACCAGTGACGAACTGCGCCGTCACTTCGAGCGGACGCACTTCTTCGGCCCGGCCTACCGTGAGCAGCAAAACGCTCAAGCCGAATCCCTGGCCAAGAAGAAGCGCATGGAGGATCTACATCGTCAGATCGATACACTGAAGCGGGTGCTGGAGCAAAAAACTACAGGTGACGAGGTCAAGATGCGCGAGGAACCTTCTGGCACATCAAACGCTGGCGCATCGAAGTCTGAATCATCAAGGATTTGTACATCGAAGTATGTTACATCGAAGGCTGGCATTTTGAAGTTTGGTCCATCAAGCTCTTTTGTTGGACGCTCATATCGCCAATCGCCATATCGCCAATCGCCATATCGCCACGTGCCATCTCGCGCCCCACCATCTCGCCACCTGCCAGCTCGCGCCCCGCCAGCTCGTCACCTCCCAGCTCGCGCCCCGCCAGCTCGTCACCTCCCAGCTCGCGCCCCGCCAGCTCGTCACCTCCCAGCTCGTGGATTTTCTACTGCCCGTGCCACGGAGGTTCCTCGTAATTTGATGAAGCTCGTGAAACCCAAGTCCGAAGGCCCGAAGCCCCTGGTGGTGAAAATTGGCGACGAGATCATCTACGATGAGGGCTACAAGTTGGACCCAATTTGGATGCCATCGGATAACGGTGGCACTTACCCAGCTTGA
- the LOC108120560 gene encoding uncharacterized protein has translation MLKLQVLFLVWAFVYCAAPTFGTPIAPATPDGATPIDARVSAAEFGAQDAFDAAESSVESAQAEASDSAGFKISLLPTPAKTAESVNLEHEAIPSKVLSIYDKGQKKLADIAQPVPILDTISEHEKYGNNGDMFDGISRSIVNGYEAFSNLLNTFIQKPKELARSVTKGITAQLDIIGGKLVGL, from the exons atgttaaaactgcaagttttatttttggtttgggCTTTTGTTTACTGTGCCGCGCCCACTTTTGGCACGCCCATTGCCCCGGCCACGCCTGATGGTGCCACGCCCATCGACGCCCGTGTCTCAGCGGCGGAATTTGGCGCCCAGGATGCCTTCGATGCCGCCGAAAGTTCCGTGGAGTCCGCCCAAGCAGAGGCCAGCGACTCGGCCGGATTCAAG ATATCTCTCCTACCAACTCCTGCCAAAACCGCAGAATCTGTGAATCTCGAACATGAAGCTATACCATCCAAGGTCCTAAGCATTTATGATAAAGGCCAAAAGAAGTTGGCTGATATAGCTCAG CCCGTTCCCATTTTGGACACGATAAGCGAGCATGAAAAGTACGGCAACAATGGCGACATGTTCGACGGCATCTCGCGCTCCATTGTCAACGGTTACGAGGCCTTCTCCAACCTGCTCAACACCTTCATACAG AAACCCAAAGAGCTGGCCCGCAGTGTTACCAAAGGCATTACGGCCCAATTGGATATTATTGGCGGCAAACTGGTTGGCTTGTAA
- the Tsp5D gene encoding tetraspanin-9, with product MGNAGYTCIRRTFCWLNIILWLCSCAFLGAGLWLRLSYEGYATLLPQHAGLSADTIFMAIGGTGFVVSFFGCCGAWVQSRCLLVLYFMLIVMLFMSEFLVGSIAFLFRGGLGRTLANELRFGIERHYNASDRGSLVAPSVASIWDSVQQSFECCGVSSYEDWYDIQSWQGKRWVPESCCRMLYDQRQVLTEGSGDGLIRPDCGRSENPALWWDKGCAHSLQSWFTGQLNVVGAVGLGIAFVQLFGLITSMLLFCTVKHKRSSDTYKSYSPSIDPQTRTSSWED from the exons ATGGGTAATGCCGGATATACCTGCATACGCCGCACTTTCTGTTGGCTGAACATTATACTTTGG CTATGCAGTTGCGCCTTTCTGGGCGCCGGCCTGTGGTTGCGTCTCAGCTACGAGGGATATGCCACACTCTTGCCGCAGCACGCTGGCCTCAGTGCCGACACCATCTTCATGGCCATCGGTGGCACCGGGTTCGTGGTGAGCTTCTTCGGATGCTGCGGCGCCTGGGTCCAGTCTCGTTGTCTTCTGGTATTG TACTTCATGCTGATTGTGATGCTGTTCATGAGCGAGTTCCTGGTGGGCTCGATCGCCTTTCTCTTCCGCGGCGGCCTGGGACGGACTCTGGCCAACGAGCTGCGCTTCGGGATCGAGCGTCATTATAATGCCAGTGATCGTGGCTCCCTGGTGGCGCCCTCGGTGGCCTCCATCTGGGACAGTGTGCAACAGTCG TTCGAGTGCTGCGGTGTGTCGTCGTATGAGGACTGGTATGACATCCAGTCGTGGCAGGGAAAGCGCTGGGTGCCCGAGTCCTGTTGCAGGATGCTCTACGATCAGCGTCAGGTGCTCACCGAAGGATCAGGAGATGGACTGATACGCCCCGATTGCGGACG ATCGGAAAACCCCGCGTTGTGGTGGGACAAGGGCTGTGCCCATTCCCTCCAGAGCTGGTTCACCGGACAATTGAATGTAGTTGGGGCAGTGGGTTTGGGTATCGCCTTTGTCCAGCTCTTTGGACTGATCACCTCGATGCTGCTCTTCTGCACGGTGAAGCACAAGCGATCCTCGGACACCTACAAGTCCTATTCCCCCTCGATCGATCCCCAGACCCGTACCAGCAGTTGGGAGGATTGA